The Streptococcus viridans genome includes a window with the following:
- the pcsB gene encoding peptidoglycan hydrolase PcsB, which yields MKKKLLTTILLSTVALSQVGTVISVGADSTDDKIAAQDSKIADLSSKEQSAQAEVDQIQSQVSEIKKQQETLKAENDRLNEESARLSAEIEELSKNIVARQESLANQARSAQTTGTATSYINAIVSSGSLTEAISRVSAMNEIASANNKMLEEQKRDKEAIDAKQKENNEAINTVIANQQKLDDDAQALTTKEAELKVAQLNLAAEKSTAENEKNALLAEKAAAEKAAAEAAAAEAAYRAQQEEQRKAVEASANTNLQAQVQAATQTPAAEAAQPQATVATPAAAPVVQTQTVATPAATSRPTYSTSASSYPVGECTWGVKVLAPWAGDYWGNGAQWAASAAAAGFRTGSQPQVGAIACWNDGGYGHVAVVTAVQSTTSIQVSESNYLGIRSIGNYRGWFNPVNAQGSVTYIYPN from the coding sequence ATGAAGAAAAAATTATTAACGACTATTTTACTTAGTACAGTTGCTTTATCACAAGTAGGTACAGTTATTTCTGTAGGAGCTGATTCTACTGATGATAAAATCGCTGCACAAGATAGTAAGATTGCTGATTTGAGTTCGAAAGAACAAAGTGCACAAGCAGAAGTTGATCAAATTCAATCTCAAGTTTCTGAAATCAAAAAACAACAAGAAACTCTTAAAGCTGAAAATGATCGTTTGAATGAAGAGTCTGCTCGCCTCTCTGCTGAGATTGAAGAGCTGTCTAAGAACATTGTTGCTCGTCAAGAATCATTGGCAAACCAAGCACGTAGTGCTCAAACAACAGGAACTGCTACAAGTTACATCAACGCTATTGTAAGTTCTGGATCATTGACTGAAGCTATTTCTCGTGTTTCTGCAATGAATGAAATTGCTAGCGCTAACAACAAGATGCTTGAAGAGCAAAAACGCGATAAAGAAGCAATTGACGCTAAGCAAAAAGAAAACAATGAAGCAATCAACACTGTTATTGCCAACCAACAAAAATTAGATGATGATGCGCAAGCGTTGACAACTAAAGAAGCTGAGTTGAAAGTTGCACAATTGAATTTGGCAGCTGAAAAATCAACTGCAGAAAATGAAAAGAATGCATTGCTTGCTGAGAAAGCAGCAGCTGAGAAAGCTGCAGCTGAAGCAGCAGCAGCTGAAGCAGCTTACCGTGCACAACAAGAAGAGCAACGTAAGGCTGTAGAAGCATCTGCTAATACTAACTTGCAAGCACAAGTGCAAGCTGCAACTCAAACGCCAGCAGCTGAAGCAGCACAACCTCAAGCAACTGTTGCAACTCCTGCTGCAGCACCAGTAGTTCAAACTCAAACTGTTGCTACACCTGCTGCAACTAGTCGTCCAACGTACAGCACATCTGCAAGTTCATACCCAGTAGGTGAATGTACTTGGGGTGTGAAAGTATTGGCACCTTGGGCTGGTGATTATTGGGGTAATGGAGCACAGTGGGCTGCAAGTGCCGCAGCAGCTGGATTCCGTACTGGAAGCCAACCACAAGTCGGAGCTATTGCATGTTGGAATGACGGTGGATATGGACACGTAGCGGTTGTTACTGCTGTTCAATCTACTACAAGTATCCAAGTATCTGAATCTAACTACTTAGGTATCCGTAGCATTGGGAACTACCGTGGATGGTTTAACCCAGTGAATGCACAAGGATCAGTTACTTACATCTATCCAAACTAA